TTCTCACGATTGCCTCACCTGAAGTATCATATGAAGGTAATATAAAGAATATTCATTATGTTGTTCTTAGTGTAGGTGATTATTTTTTTAGGCATTAAAATCTCTACACTGCAGTATGGTCATAtagatacttttcttttttcatgataacatttagatttatttttctcaaaaaaaaatttcccattgaaataccattaatatgttccagcctccccaaaaagagcattactttttttttttttttttttttcagtagaaACAGATatttataagtaataataattgtatagaaacatgataaaatataacaaaagagaatttaaatagataaactactcttGTAAAGTAGCTATATTTATCTCGAAAGGGTGTATTCCACGGAACGTTGCCCTACTGCATCTGTCTATTAGTTGGAGTATACAAATATACCCACCTACAGAAGACTGgctgctctaataatcacaAAAGAGCTCATTGATGATCCTGTAATCATTATTCATGGAATAAATTAAGTTttaagtagaagaaagagaggggataGAGGCTGCACCACTGTCGCTgcaggtttgtttacattgttcccCCCTCTCATTGATAAgcgttggtggaggaggtaggcagAGATAGGAGAAATTTGTTTAGCCTTTTCAGTTatatacacatgcatactttatcaatgcataagaatatataaaataaaagcataaGTTTATTTAGTATTCTTACCTTGGAGACAAACATTTTCAGCTAATGGTAGTGAAtggtgaatgaggaggaggaagaaaggaagggatgcaggcaccattcacactTAAACATTTAACGTAAATTAAAACTACACGTactttaaaagaaaagaaagaaaagaaaaaaagtcagtaaaaagtgtaaaaatgatgaaagagcaATCATAGTGCACGAGATCTGCGGGAAACATGATGATACTAGCTCTACTGAGGCTGGACTGATGCACTGAGATGCCAACTTGCAGTAACATCCCCAAGCATGACTCATATTTCAAAATTTCGCTagtatcttaaaaaaaataaaaggacaatTGTAGCTCGTATCTCAGAAAAAACTTGTATCTCAGGTAACTCGTATCTCAGGGTACCACTGTAAGTGGGGATGGCCTGATCACACACTGTAGCCATGCAGGAAGAATATATTGTATTGTATGTATTAAGAATTCTGCAAAGACCAAGAAGAATTAAATGTGAAAGATGGTAGTTACCAAAATTGCTTTTTGTTCAAAACGTTttgtaattatctctctctctctctctctctctctctctctctctctctctctctctctctctctctctctctttaacacagATTCATGGTGAAGTGGAGAAATCTGATAAACAAGACTTTACAACAGACTCATCGAATTCCAAGTTCAGAGTACAATCATCTGAAAAAGTATTCCCTTGTAAGCATTGTGGGGAAAAGTTTTCTAGAGCTGAGAAACTcaaggtttgttttgtttgttctcttattttgaCTCAGTCACAATGCAATAAAACTTCATAAGTCAGGCTAATTATGGGAAAGAACAGTCTGACTCAACTGAAAATCTAACTTATCAGAGCTCTGCACTGCTCTTAGAGATCTTTGTTCTAAGGGTGTTTAGCAGCTAGATGTCCAGGCCAAGCACTGTTACCCTTTCAGCTCTTTCTTGCATTCACCATATGTGGACAGATTTGTGAAACTTTTTGTACAGATCCTTCTTCCCCTAACAATGTCCAGCATAACTGACATCTGACTTGAATGGGTCAGACTTAGTAAGGGTTTATGTATATACATGATGCATCACAGGAACACTGAGATGATCTTGAAATATTGAAGCTTGTGCGTTCCTTGTGTCTAGTTTTGCTAGTTGATGTCATTTGGTTCTCACTTACAGACTCACGAGGTGAAGCATTCAGGCAACCGCCCATTCCGTTGTAATGACTGTGGTGCAGCTTTTCCTGCTAAAGCAATGCTTATTagacataaaaaagtaagaatgttatttttatatgtttatgtaatgtataattataatgtattgattttatttttattaattatacattcatgcatttatttattatttacttttgtatatttgttattattttatttgagtACTTTAccaatatatttattttgtgtgtaatagttttttttttttttttcagtggttaTTGAATTGAAATAAATTCCAATCATGTGCTGTATTAAAAAGGATCTTTGCATTTATAATtactaaaattaataatatttgTGCCTGTCAGTATTTGAAGTTAGTGTAGTTAGTTCAATTTttctatagatttttttttttttttttttcctccctctcatatTGTCTTCTTGCAGCTCAATATTGTATTTCAGTAGCATTTGGAAGCAAAATTAGCATGGTTATAAATtaattttaatattattttttatcatcttttaatGATAATATGTAGTTTAAAAAtaacttcagaaattcatggtaatcttttcttttctttctcaggtTCACACGGGTGAGAAACCATACAAATGTGATATATGCAAGACATGCTTTACTGAGGCAGGTAGCTTGAAGGTTCATAAGCGCCTGCACAGTGGAGAGAAACCATTCAAGTGTGATCAGTGTGATGTGGCATTCAATGGTGCAGGGATGCTGGCTACACATAAGAGGAAACATACAGGGGAGAGACCCTACATgtgtgatgagtgtggtgagaCATTTCGGTTGTTGTCGACCTTGAAAAGTCACAGGAGGAGACACACTGGGGAGAAACCCTTTGTGTGTGAACTGTGTGGGTCATCTTTTACACAGAGGGCAGCTATGCAGCGACACAAGAGAATCCACTCAGATCAAAAGCCATGGGAATGTGGGCAGTGTGGATATAAAttcagggaaaaggaaaatcttAGAAAACACGTTGCTCTCCACAAAATAAAACTACAGCATATGTGTGACATTTGTGGTGCTGGATTCAATCAGGCCAAGAAGTTAGAGACTCACAAGATGCTTCACAATGGAGGGGACCGACCCTACAAATGCAATAAATGCCCGTCCACTTTCACTAATCCCAAGTATCTGACACAGCACAAAAAGCGCGTTCATGATAGGAAGGGAGCAATTAGGTGTGAAGAATGTAATGGGACattcaaaaggaaagaaactctTCGTTCTCACATGAGGATACACAAAGGAGAGCGGCCTTACGTGTGCGAGGAGTGTGGGGCAGCATTCAATCAGCGAGGAACTCTGACTAAGCACATCAGAGTTCATGGTAGTCAGGCTTTGATTAATAATCAAGGCAAGAACATTGAAACAAAATCTTTTGATCATGATCAAGCAGATGCAGATGACCAGACACCACGtggtgaaaaggaagatggagaggtagCATTTAATTGTTCAATTTGTAGCCTTCACTTTCCCAGTCAGAGGGAGTTAATACAACATAGCAGGTCAAATCATTCCTCCAGCAAAAGTCTTCAAGAAAACACAGCATCTGACCAGGATGTTGATGACAGTAGTGAACACATTAGAGACAAATATATTTGTGAGGACTGTAATCAAACTTTCTTTAGAAAGCGCCAGCTGAAAGCCCACAAGAAATACTGTCCGTGCCGATGCCCGAGTTATCAGGTTGACTTGCCAGAGAAGGCAGAGGTAACAATGATGGCGCAAAGTGATACAAGAGAAGTTGATGCTATGAAGTTGCTGACTGCCGTACTGGCAGCAACCACTAACAACACAGGGGAAGTTTCTGACTTTCACAGTTCATCTTCTAGTAATGAAAATCCACCCTCTGTTCCCACAATATCTCTacattcttcttcatcatcaaccATCACCTCAAATGTAGAGGAACACCATGATCGCCATGAATCACTTCGACTCTTTTCTGCGTGTGATCCGTCTTATGCAGAACACCTACATATTAATTTCAAGGACAGCCATTTGAATCATTCCCCACAACATCCATCACACTTGCCACAGTCACCTCAGCCCCCAGACAGAATATTGCATCAGCCATCTCAGGATCACAATCAGCTAGATCATTCACATCTCTCACTGGAACACATGTCCCAGGACCATGTACAACACTCCTCTCACATGCAATCTTCAGATCACCATTCAAGTCACATTCTTCTGTCACAGAGTTTTGAGCATCTTCATCACAATTCTCAGCAATCTGCCCATCTTCATCAGCAGCCACCACAACCTGAAGCTCATATTCATGATCCAATGCAGGACCACACAGAGCAGGATCACTCACACCTGATACCAAGACAGTACACTCACCTGCAACACCCATTAAAGGAACACAGTCACCTCTCACCACCTCCAAGACATCAAGACTCACCACACCaagacacaagaacacaaatTATTAGTTTAAGGGAAGCCGAGGTGCCTGAGTCATCTCATGATACAAATCCTGTTCATCATCTCCAGCTCAAACAAATTCATGCACAGCCACAACCTGATGATCACCAGATTGATCTCATTGTACAAGGACAGTTTTTCAagacgtcatcatcatcatcactgtcaagCCAACAtttgcatcaccaccatctccccAACAGTGAAAACAGTAATCAGAATGTACACCTTCAAGAACATCCTAGTCACATTCCTTCTGACATAAAGGACCGTGATGAACTTGATCACAGCTTACATCATCATCAGGGccaagaagaaacagagaattgtcattgtcattataatcatcaccatAATCAACAGTTACCACAGCAccttaaagaaaatgaggaacaaaATGAAAGTGATTCAAAcctgcatcaccaccattgccaccatcaccgccatcgccatcaccatcaccatcaccatcaaggGCAGCAAAACCCGTTTTGTTCTACTTTAGAGTGTCCAATTGATATAAAGATAGAGGATATTATGTAAGCTTAGTAAGGagtatatattttatatataagtATGTGATGTACCATGCACAAGGTTATGCTTGTAAATACTACACTGTATTTTCACATGAATTTATCTCAGGAAGTAAAGTCTGGAACTACAAATATTTTACAGTATACTATTTACTGTTTTATCAAATTACAGTGTTGAAAATGTCACCAGAGTTATGTGCTGTACTTTATTAGGAATATGACATTTAAGCATGGAAAATATTGGAAATGTGGAGTTGGAAAGGAAAAGTGACGAAGAGTGAAAAGTAATAATGGAATATGAGGTACATGACAAGACATTGGAAAGTTTGCAGTATTGAATATATTTGTGTGATTATCAGGAAGATCTAAGAAATTAATATCAGTGAAGGCTGACAGACAACAGAAGGAAGGTGGAATGATGTGATGATCCTAGTAAAGGAGTATCAggttccttgagagagagaggataaggattaagaagcaatttttttttatctccacacATTGTGGGGAAATAAATCAGTGAACCCAGCTGGAGGCTGCTCCACGTGCTGCACACTTGAAAGTGGACCACAGAAGGCCATTGGTAGATGTCTCTAGCTTCTGCTGTGTGGCTAGGCATAGTATCTATagtaataaacataataatgTAAAGGTAATTAATTATCAACAGTGATATTAGAATTTATTTTTGAGAATatgaaactatatatttttattttatgtatcaagaaaattaatgtgatagtgatgtaatgatgatccAAATACAATCAACAGATAATCTTCATCCAGACCGTACTGGTATCATGTCTGCTGGAACAAACTGTATAAAGCCACAATGCATTTGTGTTCAGATCTTTAGTCCTGTTAATAGTTCACGTGTTCTAAGTTGTTTGTCATTACATGATTGCATTATTAGTGATCACTTAGAGAATGGTGTTAGTGAATGCACATTGGATCACTAAGATATTCAGTAACATGTAGCAAGAACAGTTTGCCAAAGATATATTGATAGTCTTCTTTTACAATGCATAATGTCTTAGCTTTTGGTTAACaatatattgttttttctttatcagaAATCAAAGATCTCAAACCTCAGGAGGTGCATGATCCTCAGATGTTTCAGTGTCATATGCCAAAAATTGTTACTTTGTTACAGTAGTGCATGCTGAATGACAACTGTAGTGAaacttcatttcttttactGCAGTTGATTATTTTTTAGCCACTTCATTGTAATACATGAGATGCAACAGCTTTCTTGGATCTGCACACCCTTCACTAATActattattttgtctttcagGAGTCGTGAGTCcctgtcatttatttttcattatttttttattcaattttttattgacttttttcaACCTAATCCCTAACATTTGATTACTTTAGTTCTTTGCATTTCAT
This genomic interval from Portunus trituberculatus isolate SZX2019 chromosome 35, ASM1759143v1, whole genome shotgun sequence contains the following:
- the LOC123513222 gene encoding zinc finger and BTB domain-containing protein 11-like, whose protein sequence is MMVDLGGGAREHLQNASAEESEEPLPPISSVGYAHPVSRPASWRSTFQEQDTPDPLNLVESVPHNLIQVKSDPENLSGLCIGNSSSLSETPVSCAEAAEDARAKGQLLQEITHVAETFEPYSSSLPPGCYRNYTLSSDAPAHTDYIFADTPHWCWSRSSTDDKTLSGHNGGSLFTGTVPSNETVINSLQYNVPPHLMSDAFSSSLPPVSVNQSPTSVPNCSPIQKPPPPPPPLSALTSSALDLSPGPPSTTHQLPSLQPSLLTPASTHMTTLGSVPPSTHQLPNLPPSLISLEIPSQALSAQDTLDNTLDLVGVEESASHERVPEFECGECGAVFSRLPHLKYHMKIHGEVEKSDKQDFTTDSSNSKFRVQSSEKVFPCKHCGEKFSRAEKLKTHEVKHSGNRPFRCNDCGAAFPAKAMLIRHKKVHTGEKPYKCDICKTCFTEAGSLKVHKRLHSGEKPFKCDQCDVAFNGAGMLATHKRKHTGERPYMCDECGETFRLLSTLKSHRRRHTGEKPFVCELCGSSFTQRAAMQRHKRIHSDQKPWECGQCGYKFREKENLRKHVALHKIKLQHMCDICGAGFNQAKKLETHKMLHNGGDRPYKCNKCPSTFTNPKYLTQHKKRVHDRKGAIRCEECNGTFKRKETLRSHMRIHKGERPYVCEECGAAFNQRGTLTKHIRVHGSQALINNQGKNIETKSFDHDQADADDQTPRGEKEDGEVAFNCSICSLHFPSQRELIQHSRSNHSSSKSLQENTASDQDVDDSSEHIRDKYICEDCNQTFFRKRQLKAHKKYCPCRCPSYQVDLPEKAEVTMMAQSDTREVDAMKLLTAVLAATTNNTGEVSDFHSSSSSNENPPSVPTISLHSSSSSTITSNVEEHHDRHESLRLFSACDPSYAEHLHINFKDSHLNHSPQHPSHLPQSPQPPDRILHQPSQDHNQLDHSHLSLEHMSQDHVQHSSHMQSSDHHSSHILLSQSFEHLHHNSQQSAHLHQQPPQPEAHIHDPMQDHTEQDHSHLIPRQYTHLQHPLKEHSHLSPPPRHQDSPHQDTRTQIISLREAEVPESSHDTNPVHHLQLKQIHAQPQPDDHQIDLIVQGQFFKTSSSSSLSSQHLHHHHLPNSENSNQNVHLQEHPSHIPSDIKDRDELDHSLHHHQGQEETENCHCHYNHHHNQQLPQHLKENEEQNESDSNLHHHHCHHHRHRHHHHHHHQGQQNPFCSTLECPIDIKIEDIM